The following proteins are co-located in the Streptomyces sp. DT2A-34 genome:
- a CDS encoding Na+/H+ antiporter codes for MDVMPLLLLVAGSAAVAAAARRSPVPAPLLLVAAGLAVSYVPGVPDYTLDPHIVLPLVLPPLLHTAATDSSYLDLRAQMRPVMLLSVGYVLFATFTVGWAAYLVVPDLPLTAALVLGAVVAPPDAVAATAVARRVGLPSRITTILQGESLVNDATAITAYRVALAAAVGEGATWAGGIGEFLLAALGGIGMGLVLMVPLHWLRTHVKEALLKNTLSLLIPFVAYAAAEQVHASGVLAVVVVALYLGHRAWEVDFATRLQEEAVWKMVAFVLESAVFALIGLQLPVVLKGLGEYEGGRAAWYAVAVFVVVVVSRFVWVYPATFLPRLLSARIREREDNPTWKGPFIISWAGMRGVVSLAIAFSIPLTVHGGEAFPERNLILFLTFTTVIGTLVVQGVTLPPLIRLLRLPGRDAQAETLAEANAQAQASRVAELRLEELLSDERNALPGPLADRLRAVLERRRNSVWERLGQANPVTGESVDDTYRRLSREVIGAERTVFVKLRDGRHIDDEMLRTLLRRLDLEEAAAYREAG; via the coding sequence ATGGACGTGATGCCGCTGCTGTTGCTGGTGGCCGGCAGTGCCGCGGTGGCCGCTGCCGCCCGGCGGTCCCCCGTGCCGGCGCCGCTGCTGCTCGTCGCCGCGGGCCTCGCGGTGTCGTACGTCCCGGGGGTGCCCGACTACACCCTCGACCCGCACATCGTCCTGCCCCTGGTGCTGCCCCCGCTGCTGCACACCGCGGCGACGGACAGTTCGTATCTCGATCTGCGGGCCCAGATGCGGCCCGTGATGCTGCTGTCGGTGGGCTACGTGCTCTTCGCGACCTTCACCGTCGGCTGGGCCGCGTATCTCGTCGTGCCGGATCTGCCGCTGACCGCGGCGCTGGTGCTGGGCGCGGTGGTGGCGCCGCCGGACGCGGTCGCGGCGACGGCGGTCGCGCGCCGGGTGGGGCTGCCGTCCCGGATCACCACGATCCTGCAGGGCGAGTCCCTGGTGAACGACGCCACCGCGATCACCGCCTACCGTGTGGCGCTCGCGGCCGCCGTCGGGGAGGGCGCCACCTGGGCCGGCGGCATCGGCGAGTTCCTGCTCGCGGCGCTCGGCGGCATCGGGATGGGACTGGTGCTGATGGTGCCGCTCCACTGGCTGCGCACGCATGTGAAGGAAGCGCTGCTGAAGAACACGCTCTCGCTGCTCATCCCGTTCGTCGCGTACGCGGCCGCCGAGCAGGTGCACGCCTCCGGGGTGCTGGCCGTCGTGGTCGTCGCGCTGTACCTGGGGCACCGCGCGTGGGAGGTCGACTTCGCCACCCGGCTCCAGGAGGAGGCGGTGTGGAAGATGGTCGCGTTCGTGCTGGAGTCGGCGGTGTTCGCGCTCATCGGACTGCAACTGCCGGTGGTCCTCAAGGGCCTCGGGGAGTACGAGGGCGGGCGCGCCGCCTGGTACGCGGTCGCCGTCTTCGTCGTGGTCGTCGTCTCGCGGTTCGTGTGGGTGTATCCGGCGACCTTCCTGCCGCGCCTGCTGTCGGCCCGGATCCGGGAGCGTGAGGACAACCCGACCTGGAAGGGGCCGTTCATCATCTCCTGGGCCGGGATGCGTGGCGTGGTCTCGCTGGCCATCGCCTTCTCGATCCCGCTCACGGTGCACGGGGGCGAGGCCTTCCCCGAGCGCAACCTCATCCTCTTCCTGACCTTCACGACGGTCATCGGCACGCTGGTCGTCCAGGGCGTGACGCTGCCGCCCTTGATCCGCCTGCTGAGACTCCCCGGCCGGGACGCACAGGCCGAGACCCTCGCCGAGGCGAACGCCCAGGCGCAGGCCTCCCGCGTCGCCGAGCTCCGCCTGGAGGAACTCCTCTCCGACGAACGCAATGCCCTCCCGGGCCCGCTGGCCGACCGCCTGCGTGCCGTCCTGGAACGGCGCCGCAACTCCGTCTGGGAACGGCTGGGCCAGGCCAACCCGGTCACCGGCGAGTCCGTCGACGACACCTACCGGCGCCTGTCCCGTGAGGTGATCGGCGCCGAGCGCACGGTGTTCGTGAAGCTGCGGGACGGTCGCCATATCGACGACGAGATGCTGCGGACGCTGCTGCGCAGACTGGACCTGGAGGAGGCGGCGGCCTATCGGGAGGCGGGGTGA
- a CDS encoding RNA polymerase sigma factor SigF — MRDEERGTRELSDGTPPCSDGAESLGVGPSGPSGSRRVVGGIDGIPEQARPHPEDDSAEAGFLDDGRDDEGAVQGAPPGGGSGVSPVRVEARARERATGGTMSEHERNAEDEATGAHSVQATHSVQATHSVQATQHDPQDRSGARAMFVELRKLQDGSAEYAELRNRLVRMHLPLVEHLARRFRNRGEPLDDLTQVATIGLIKSVDRFDPERGVEFSTYATPTVVGEIKRHFRDKGWAVRVPRRLQELRLSLTTATAELSQQHGRSPTVHELAEKLAISEEEVLEGLESANAYSTLSLDVPDTDDESPAVADTLGAEDEALEGVEYRESLKPLLEDLPPREKRILLLRFFGNMTQSQIAQEVGISQMHVSRLLARTLAQLREKLLVEE, encoded by the coding sequence GTGCGGGACGAAGAGCGCGGCACACGAGAGCTGTCGGACGGCACTCCCCCCTGCTCGGACGGAGCAGAGAGCCTGGGGGTGGGCCCGAGCGGTCCGAGCGGTTCCCGACGCGTGGTGGGCGGCATCGACGGCATCCCCGAGCAGGCCCGGCCACACCCGGAGGACGACTCCGCGGAGGCCGGCTTCCTGGACGACGGTCGGGATGACGAAGGCGCCGTGCAGGGCGCGCCTCCGGGCGGAGGGAGCGGGGTCTCCCCTGTCCGTGTGGAGGCGAGGGCTCGGGAGAGGGCAACGGGCGGGACGATGAGCGAGCACGAGCGAAACGCCGAGGACGAGGCGACGGGCGCGCACAGCGTGCAGGCCACGCACAGCGTGCAGGCCACGCACAGCGTGCAGGCCACGCAGCACGACCCTCAGGACCGCAGCGGGGCGCGCGCCATGTTCGTCGAGCTGCGCAAGCTGCAGGACGGCAGCGCCGAGTACGCGGAGCTGCGCAATCGGCTGGTCCGTATGCACCTGCCGCTCGTCGAGCACCTCGCGCGCCGCTTCCGCAACCGCGGTGAGCCGCTGGACGACCTCACCCAGGTCGCCACCATCGGCCTGATCAAGTCGGTCGACCGCTTCGACCCGGAGCGCGGCGTCGAGTTCTCGACCTACGCGACCCCGACGGTCGTCGGCGAGATCAAGCGGCACTTCCGCGACAAGGGCTGGGCGGTGCGGGTGCCGCGGCGCCTGCAGGAGCTGCGCCTCTCCCTGACGACGGCCACGGCCGAGCTGTCCCAGCAACACGGCCGCTCCCCCACCGTCCATGAACTCGCCGAGAAGCTCGCGATCTCGGAGGAGGAGGTCCTGGAGGGCCTGGAGTCCGCCAACGCGTACTCCACGCTGTCCCTGGACGTCCCCGACACGGACGACGAGTCCCCCGCGGTCGCGGACACGCTGGGCGCGGAGGACGAGGCGCTGGAGGGCGTCGAGTACCGGGAGTCGCTCAAGCCGCTGCTCGAAGACCTCCCGCCGCGCGAGAAGCGGATCCTGTTGCTGCGGTTCTTCGGCAACATGACCCAGTCGCAGATCGCGCAGGAGGTCGGGATCTCCCAGATGCACGTGTCCCGACTGCTGGCGCGCACGCTGGCGCAGCTGCGGGAGAAGCTGCTGGTGGAGGAGTGA
- a CDS encoding N-acetylmuramoyl-L-alanine amidase, with translation MASPMSASRFLERLRAEGATVVEVGDWEHHNRNHVGPWGPVHGVMIHHTVTKGSAHTVELCRNGYEGLPGPLCHGVITKDGRVHLVGYGRANHAGLGDDDVLRAVIAEEALPADNEANTDGNRHFYGFECENLGDGQDPWPEPQLEAIERVSAAVCRHHGWTERSVIGHLEWQPGKVDPRGFTMAWMRERIRERLK, from the coding sequence ATGGCCTCACCCATGTCCGCGAGCAGATTCCTGGAGAGACTCAGGGCGGAGGGCGCGACGGTCGTCGAGGTCGGCGACTGGGAGCACCACAACCGCAACCACGTGGGCCCTTGGGGCCCCGTCCACGGCGTGATGATCCACCACACGGTGACCAAAGGCAGCGCACACACGGTGGAGCTCTGCCGCAACGGCTACGAAGGGCTGCCGGGGCCGCTGTGCCACGGCGTCATCACCAAGGACGGCAGGGTCCACCTCGTCGGCTACGGCCGCGCCAACCACGCCGGGCTCGGCGACGACGACGTACTGCGGGCGGTCATCGCGGAAGAGGCCCTGCCTGCCGACAACGAGGCCAACACCGACGGCAACCGCCACTTCTACGGCTTCGAGTGCGAGAACCTGGGTGACGGACAGGATCCGTGGCCGGAGCCCCAGCTGGAGGCGATCGAACGGGTCTCGGCAGCCGTCTGCCGCCATCACGGATGGACGGAACGGTCGGTGATCGGCCATCTGGAGTGGCAGCCGGGGAAGGTGGATCCGCGCGGGTTCACGATGGCGTGGATGCGGGAGCGGATCCGGGAGCGGCTGAAGTAG
- a CDS encoding toll/interleukin-1 receptor domain-containing protein, with translation MTGTSRRFFISYAGADRLWAEWVAWHLEQDGHLVELDVWDWRTGDDFVRRMDEGLEKADTVVALFSKSYFEDGRWTQEERSALVARRDRVLPLAVEPLTNHDVDPMFAAKVRTNLHGLDEAAAVEALRAAVSGEGRPTERPAFPGRKRP, from the coding sequence ATGACCGGCACCTCACGGCGGTTCTTCATCAGTTACGCGGGGGCGGACCGGTTGTGGGCCGAGTGGGTGGCGTGGCATCTCGAGCAGGATGGTCACCTTGTCGAACTCGACGTGTGGGACTGGCGGACCGGGGACGACTTCGTCCGGCGGATGGACGAGGGGCTGGAGAAGGCGGACACCGTCGTGGCTCTGTTCTCCAAGTCGTACTTCGAGGACGGGCGTTGGACCCAGGAGGAGCGGTCCGCGCTCGTCGCCCGCCGGGACCGGGTCCTTCCGCTCGCGGTGGAGCCCCTGACCAACCACGACGTCGATCCCATGTTCGCCGCGAAGGTGCGCACCAACCTGCACGGGCTGGACGAGGCCGCCGCCGTCGAGGCATTGCGGGCCGCGGTGAGCGGGGAGGGGCGGCCGACCGAGCGCCCGGCGTTTCCGGGCCGGAAACGGCCGTAG
- a CDS encoding anti-sigma regulatory factor: MSQIAGEPATQDFVEVRLPAAGAYLSVLRTATAGLAARLDFTLDEIEDLRIAVDEACAILLQQAVPGSVLSCVFRLVDDSLEVTVSAPTTDGHAPSRDTFAWTVLSALAGKVSSAVDEDKTVSISLYKQRGAGPGPA; encoded by the coding sequence GTGTCCCAGATCGCAGGCGAGCCCGCGACCCAGGACTTCGTGGAAGTCCGGCTGCCGGCCGCGGGTGCCTACCTGTCGGTGCTGCGTACGGCCACGGCCGGCCTCGCGGCCCGTTTGGACTTCACCCTCGACGAGATCGAGGACCTGCGCATCGCGGTGGACGAGGCGTGCGCGATCCTGCTTCAGCAGGCCGTGCCCGGCTCGGTGCTCAGCTGTGTGTTCCGGCTCGTCGACGACTCGCTCGAGGTCACCGTCTCGGCCCCGACCACGGACGGCCACGCTCCCTCCAGGGACACCTTCGCCTGGACCGTGCTGTCCGCCCTCGCGGGCAAGGTCTCCTCCGCCGTGGACGAGGACAAAACCGTTTCGATCAGCCTCTACAAACAGCGCGGCGCGGGACCCGGGCCGGCGTGA
- a CDS encoding 1-aminocyclopropane-1-carboxylate deaminase/D-cysteine desulfhydrase, with translation MTGPDLTALRPRLPSPLQEAADERFTRRGVRLLLKRDDLIHPELIGNKWRKLAPNLTAAAGRPIVTFGGAYSNHLRATAAAGRLLGVPTVGVVRGQELADQPLNPSLTRCVADGMRLHFVDRSTYRRKTDPKTQAAILGAAGAEGASVVPEGGSNALAVRGCRALGEELRGQADAVAIACGTGGTLAGLAAGLGPGQRALGIPVLRGGFLGDDIRGLQAEAFGGPRGDWRLDERFHFGGYARTSPELDDFAEDFEERHGVRVERLYVAKLLYGLVALVEEGAFETGAAVAAVITGAPFAG, from the coding sequence GTGACCGGCCCCGACCTCACCGCACTCCGCCCCCGGCTCCCCTCCCCCTTGCAGGAGGCGGCCGACGAGCGGTTCACGCGTCGTGGCGTCCGGCTGCTCCTCAAGCGCGACGACCTGATCCACCCGGAGCTGATCGGCAACAAATGGCGCAAGCTCGCGCCGAACCTGACGGCCGCGGCCGGCCGCCCGATCGTCACCTTCGGCGGCGCCTACTCCAACCACCTGCGCGCCACCGCCGCGGCCGGCCGGCTCCTCGGCGTGCCCACGGTCGGCGTGGTGCGCGGCCAGGAACTGGCCGACCAGCCCCTCAATCCGTCACTGACGCGATGCGTGGCCGACGGTATGCGGCTGCATTTCGTCGACAGATCGACGTACCGCCGCAAGACCGACCCGAAGACGCAGGCGGCCATCCTGGGCGCGGCGGGCGCGGAGGGGGCGTCCGTCGTCCCGGAAGGCGGCAGCAACGCCCTTGCCGTACGAGGGTGCCGGGCGCTCGGCGAGGAGCTGCGCGGGCAGGCCGACGCCGTCGCGATCGCGTGCGGCACGGGCGGCACGCTGGCCGGCCTCGCCGCGGGGCTCGGCCCCGGTCAGCGGGCCCTCGGCATCCCTGTCCTCAGGGGCGGCTTCCTCGGCGACGACATACGGGGCCTGCAGGCCGAGGCGTTCGGCGGTCCGCGCGGTGACTGGCGGCTGGACGAGCGGTTCCATTTCGGCGGGTACGCCCGGACGTCGCCCGAACTCGACGACTTCGCCGAGGATTTCGAGGAACGGCATGGAGTGCGCGTCGAGCGTCTCTATGTCGCCAAGTTGCTGTATGGGCTTGTCGCGTTGGTGGAGGAGGGAGCCTTCGAGACGGGGGCCGCGGTTGCCGCGGTGATCACCGGGGCTCCGTTCGCGGGGTGA
- a CDS encoding family 2B encapsulin nanocompartment shell protein encodes MSVGEEVRTEQDKPQQSLGTAAARNLATTTKSAPQMQEISSRWLLRMLPWVNVQGGTYRVNRRLTYAVGDGRITFVKTGDRVEVIPAELTELPALRSYEDEEVLAELAQRCQQREFAAGNVIASFGSQTDEVYLLAHGRVEKIGTGPYGEDESLGVLADGAYLGEQALLDSDAIWEYTARAVTACTVLVLSRQDVEQIAERADSLREHLEELRAIPEQRTNKYGEKEIDLAAGHSGEPDIPHTFVDYEARPREYELSVAQTVLRIHTRVADLYNQPMNQTEQQLRLTVEALKERQEHELINNREFGLLNNCEYDQRLQPHDGVPSPDDMDELLCRRRGTKLFLAHPRAISAFGRELNKRGLVPETIEMAGNRIPTWRGVPIFPCNKIPVTEARTTSIIAMRTGEAEQGVIGLQQAGIPDEIEPSLSCRFMGINEQAIIKYLVTAYYSAAVLVPDALGVLENVEIGRWR; translated from the coding sequence ATGTCGGTAGGCGAAGAGGTCCGCACGGAGCAGGACAAGCCGCAGCAGAGTCTCGGCACAGCGGCGGCGCGGAACCTGGCCACCACCACCAAGTCCGCGCCCCAGATGCAGGAGATCAGCTCCCGCTGGCTGCTGCGCATGCTGCCATGGGTGAATGTGCAGGGCGGCACGTACCGGGTGAACCGGCGTCTGACCTACGCCGTCGGAGACGGTCGTATCACGTTCGTGAAGACCGGCGACCGGGTCGAGGTCATCCCCGCCGAGCTGACCGAACTGCCCGCCCTGCGGTCGTACGAGGACGAAGAGGTGCTCGCCGAGCTCGCCCAGCGCTGCCAGCAGCGGGAGTTCGCGGCGGGGAACGTGATCGCCTCGTTCGGCAGCCAGACCGACGAGGTGTACCTGCTGGCGCACGGCAGGGTGGAGAAGATCGGCACGGGTCCGTACGGGGAGGACGAGTCCCTGGGAGTCCTCGCCGACGGGGCCTACCTCGGTGAGCAGGCGCTGCTCGACTCGGACGCGATCTGGGAGTACACGGCCCGCGCGGTCACCGCGTGCACGGTGCTTGTCCTGTCCCGCCAGGATGTCGAGCAGATCGCCGAGCGCGCCGACTCCCTGCGCGAGCACCTCGAAGAGCTGCGGGCGATCCCCGAACAGCGCACCAACAAGTACGGCGAGAAGGAGATCGACCTCGCCGCCGGCCACAGCGGTGAGCCCGACATCCCGCACACCTTCGTCGACTACGAGGCCAGGCCCCGTGAGTACGAACTGAGCGTCGCCCAGACCGTGCTGCGCATCCACACACGCGTGGCCGACCTCTACAACCAGCCGATGAACCAGACCGAGCAGCAGCTCCGGCTGACCGTGGAGGCCCTGAAGGAGCGCCAGGAGCACGAGCTCATCAACAACCGCGAGTTCGGGCTGCTCAACAACTGCGAGTACGACCAGCGGCTCCAGCCGCACGACGGCGTGCCCAGCCCCGACGACATGGACGAGCTGCTCTGCCGGCGGCGTGGCACCAAACTGTTCCTCGCCCACCCGCGCGCGATCTCCGCGTTCGGGCGTGAGCTGAACAAGCGCGGGCTGGTCCCCGAGACCATCGAGATGGCCGGCAACCGCATCCCCACCTGGCGCGGGGTGCCGATCTTCCCGTGCAACAAGATCCCGGTCACCGAGGCCCGTACGACCTCGATCATCGCCATGCGTACCGGCGAGGCGGAGCAGGGTGTCATCGGGCTCCAGCAGGCCGGCATCCCGGACGAGATCGAGCCGAGCCTGTCCTGCCGCTTCATGGGCATCAACGAACAGGCCATCATCAAGTACCTGGTGACGGCC
- a CDS encoding UBP-type zinc finger domain-containing protein translates to MKQCTHADALPHPEPVALNETCPECLADGTHPVQLRLCLSCGHVGCCDSSPGRHATEHHKKSGHPVMRTFEPGEEWRWCFADHVLV, encoded by the coding sequence ATGAAACAGTGCACGCACGCCGACGCGCTGCCGCACCCGGAACCCGTGGCGCTGAACGAGACGTGCCCGGAGTGTCTGGCGGACGGCACGCACCCCGTACAACTGCGGCTCTGTCTCAGCTGCGGGCATGTCGGCTGCTGCGACTCCTCGCCGGGGAGGCATGCGACAGAACACCACAAGAAGTCCGGTCACCCGGTGATGCGGACCTTCGAGCCGGGCGAGGAATGGCGTTGGTGCTTCGCCGACCACGTACTCGTGTGA